In Acidobacteriota bacterium, the following proteins share a genomic window:
- the gvpA gene encoding gas vesicle structural protein GvpA (There are 14 genes on the gvp gene cluster in halophilic archaea. The product of gvpA is a structural component of gas vesicles, which provide buoyancy to cells and promote flotation. It has been reported that the products of gvpAO and gvpFGJKLM represent the minimal set required for gas vesicle formation in halophilic archaea.), with protein sequence MAVERAPGGSSLIDVLDRILDKGIVIDAWVRISLVGIDLITVEARVVIASIDTYLKYAEAVGSIGAVARPGIEEGSSVPISSPASSTKSKA encoded by the coding sequence ATGGCCGTTGAAAGAGCACCGGGCGGAAGCAGTCTCATCGATGTGCTCGATCGGATCCTCGACAAGGGCATCGTGATCGACGCGTGGGTGCGCATCTCGCTGGTCGGAATCGATCTGATCACTGTTGAAGCGCGTGTCGTGATCGCATCGATCGATACCTACCTCAAGTACGCCGAGGCGGTGGGCAGCATCGGAGCGGTTGCACGTCCGGGTATCGAGGAAGGGAGCAGCGTGCCGATCTCGAGTCCGGCGTCTTCGACGAAATCGAAGGCTTGA
- a CDS encoding NDP-sugar synthase has protein sequence MKGMILAAGFGTRFRPITWSVPKPVIPVCNLPLIGWATDSMIASGIGEIVVNLHHLPEPIERWLSEFTRGRAEIRYSYEERILGTGGGVRKVRSFFEGDESFVLMNGDTIQFPPFDDLVAAQQNAGSLAALLLRHPPVGESFTRVWYADGLINHFGSDGNGEPLMFAGAHAMSNRIFERLPDRDFSGLTEDVYIPVLQTKEEVLAGVVHDGIWFDVGTPQRYMEATAGLLSAMHRGEIAVTPRCRLQQEDSLVHETARAAGITSKSVIGAGCSIDSSASLSEAVVWEDCLVPAGCHVKASILSHGVHLPESAAVENVLVAHRTGAEETEDHTHIRDQWLIRAIDPDAPWRFG, from the coding sequence GTGAAGGGGATGATTCTCGCCGCGGGTTTCGGCACGCGATTCCGACCGATTACCTGGTCGGTACCCAAGCCGGTGATCCCGGTCTGCAACCTCCCGCTGATCGGATGGGCAACCGATTCCATGATCGCCTCCGGGATCGGGGAAATCGTCGTCAATCTTCATCATCTGCCCGAGCCCATCGAGAGATGGCTGTCCGAATTCACACGAGGTCGCGCCGAGATCCGCTACTCGTACGAGGAACGAATTCTCGGGACGGGGGGCGGGGTCCGGAAAGTGCGATCCTTTTTCGAAGGCGACGAAAGCTTCGTACTGATGAACGGAGATACGATCCAGTTCCCGCCCTTCGACGACCTGGTCGCGGCTCAGCAGAATGCCGGTTCGCTCGCGGCACTTCTGCTTCGCCATCCCCCCGTTGGCGAGTCCTTCACCCGCGTCTGGTACGCCGACGGCCTCATCAATCATTTCGGAAGTGATGGAAATGGCGAGCCGCTCATGTTCGCCGGCGCTCATGCGATGTCGAACCGAATTTTCGAGCGCCTGCCGGATCGCGATTTTTCCGGGCTGACCGAGGACGTCTACATTCCGGTACTGCAGACGAAGGAGGAGGTTCTGGCCGGGGTCGTTCACGACGGGATCTGGTTCGACGTCGGAACGCCGCAGCGCTACATGGAAGCCACCGCCGGACTTCTTTCGGCGATGCATCGCGGTGAGATCGCGGTCACACCGCGATGCAGGTTGCAGCAGGAGGACTCGCTCGTCCACGAGACGGCCCGGGCCGCCGGCATCACTTCGAAGAGCGTGATCGGCGCAGGATGCTCGATCGATTCGAGCGCCTCATTGAGCGAAGCGGTCGTGTGGGAGGACTGCCTTGTACCGGCTGGATGTCACGTCAAAGCGAGCATTCTCTCGCATGGGGTTCATCTGCCGGAAAGTGCCGCCGTCGAGAATGTCCTTGTTGCGCATCGGACCGGTGCGGAGGAAACCGAAGATCACACGCATATCAGGGACCAGTGGCTGATCCGGGCGATCGACCCGGACGCTCCCTGGCGATTCGGCTGA
- the cyaB gene encoding class IV adenylate cyclase, which produces MPREIEAKFPLFDRKVITEKLLNAGAERLYPETFEDNIILDRRGELKTRGALLRIRKFGRYVLVTSKGPVTFTGGVKTRDEVQTGIESFESAIALFEMLGYKPVFRYQKMREVWRLDQAEIVLDHTPIGDYLEIEGQTDVIERIAGILGLRMEDAIRMSYAELYRQQRRVRSDLTENMVFSPEEMPSP; this is translated from the coding sequence ATGCCGAGAGAGATCGAAGCAAAGTTCCCCCTGTTCGACCGCAAGGTCATCACCGAGAAACTTCTCAACGCCGGGGCCGAGCGCCTCTATCCGGAGACCTTCGAGGACAACATCATTCTCGACCGGAGGGGAGAGCTGAAGACGCGGGGAGCGCTTCTCCGGATCAGAAAATTCGGCCGCTACGTCCTGGTCACATCCAAAGGTCCCGTTACGTTTACGGGCGGCGTCAAGACCCGTGATGAAGTGCAGACCGGGATCGAAAGCTTCGAGTCCGCCATCGCTCTGTTCGAGATGCTCGGCTACAAGCCGGTCTTCCGCTATCAGAAGATGCGTGAGGTCTGGAGACTCGATCAGGCGGAGATCGTCCTCGACCATACCCCGATCGGCGACTATCTCGAGATCGAGGGTCAGACGGACGTCATCGAGAGGATCGCCGGGATTCTGGGACTTCGAATGGAAGACGCAATCCGGATGAGCTACGCGGAGCTATACCGCCAACAGCGGCGAGTCCGCTCGGACCTGACCGAGAACATGGTGTTCAGTCCCGAGGAGATGCCCTCCCCGTGA
- a CDS encoding phosphoglycerate kinase, which yields MKLPRSVEHLDVEGSRVFLRADLNVPMADGSITDATRIDATIPTIRHLLERNAAVILASHLGRPKGAPDPQYSLGPVRDALAEKIGTKVLFADDCVGASAKEQSGNLKGGELLLLENLRFHDGEEQNDSDFARELAGLAGLYVNDAFGASHRAHASIDALPRILGSRNSAAGLLLLRELEYLGKVIDVGEEARPFVALLGGAKIKGKIEPLEALAAKADTLLIGGGMANTFLAAKGVKMGRSLVDRDSIDFAGELLERFDSKIVLPKDLIVSMSVDEPSQMREIRVEEGVDDELMAVDIGSATSSEYGLRLAGAGTIFWNGPMGVFEVPEFAKGTFAAAEAVAGSDAVSIVGGGESVEAVGAAGVASRISHISTGGGASLELISGAVLPGVAALTD from the coding sequence GTGAAGCTGCCGAGGTCCGTCGAGCACCTCGACGTCGAAGGCAGCAGAGTCTTTCTGCGCGCGGATCTGAATGTTCCGATGGCCGATGGCTCAATCACCGACGCCACCAGAATCGACGCGACCATTCCGACGATTCGCCACCTCCTCGAGCGGAATGCGGCGGTGATCCTCGCCAGCCACCTCGGCCGGCCAAAGGGCGCGCCCGATCCACAATATTCGCTCGGGCCGGTCCGCGATGCACTCGCCGAGAAAATCGGGACGAAGGTATTGTTCGCCGATGATTGCGTCGGGGCGTCGGCGAAGGAGCAATCCGGGAATCTGAAGGGCGGAGAATTGCTGCTGCTCGAAAATCTCCGCTTCCACGATGGAGAGGAGCAAAACGATTCGGATTTCGCGCGCGAGCTGGCCGGCCTGGCCGGCCTCTACGTCAACGATGCCTTCGGCGCGAGTCACCGGGCTCACGCCTCGATCGACGCGCTCCCGCGCATCCTCGGGTCCCGGAATTCCGCCGCGGGGCTTCTTCTCCTGCGCGAGCTGGAGTATCTCGGGAAGGTCATCGACGTCGGGGAAGAGGCGCGCCCCTTCGTTGCCCTTCTCGGAGGAGCAAAGATCAAAGGGAAGATCGAGCCTCTCGAGGCTCTCGCTGCCAAAGCCGATACGCTGCTCATCGGCGGCGGAATGGCAAATACTTTTCTCGCCGCGAAGGGCGTGAAGATGGGCCGGTCTCTGGTCGATCGGGACTCGATCGACTTTGCCGGGGAGCTTCTCGAAAGGTTCGATTCGAAAATCGTTCTACCGAAAGATCTGATTGTCTCAATGTCGGTCGACGAGCCCTCGCAGATGCGCGAGATCCGGGTCGAGGAGGGCGTCGACGACGAGCTCATGGCCGTCGACATCGGATCCGCGACCTCGAGCGAGTACGGACTTCGCCTCGCCGGTGCCGGTACGATCTTCTGGAACGGGCCAATGGGAGTCTTCGAGGTCCCTGAGTTCGCAAAAGGGACCTTCGCGGCAGCTGAAGCCGTTGCGGGATCCGACGCCGTTTCCATCGTCGGAGGCGGCGAGTCTGTCGAAGCGGTCGGAGCCGCCGGAGTGGCCTCCCGGATCTCCCACATCTCGACAGGAGGCGGAGCGTCGCTCGAGCTGATCTCGGGTGCCGTTCTCCCGGGCGTGGCGGCACTGACCGACTGA
- the gap gene encoding type I glyceraldehyde-3-phosphate dehydrogenase yields MLRVGINGFGRIGRNILRAVLEKEDQFEIVAVNDLSDSDVLAYMLKYDSIHGVLRHEVSHTEDSILVDGHSIRIHSSPDPAEIPWGDDGVDLVIESTGRFTSKEKASAHIRDGVTHVVVSAPSKDADLTVCLGVNESELDLDRHVVISNASCTTNCLAPLARIFHEAWTIEQGLMTTVHSYTNDQRILDLPHQKDFRRGRAAALSIIPTTTGAAKAVGVVLPELEGKLDGISVRVPTPNVSLIDFTFVTEKPTSAEEINELVRSKSAGELEGILSFSDEELVSVDFNHTTHSSIVDTVFTRSISPTMHKVLSWYDNEFGYSSRMVDLVALIGRKLG; encoded by the coding sequence ATGCTACGTGTCGGAATCAACGGATTTGGTCGAATCGGAAGAAACATCCTTCGCGCCGTGCTCGAAAAGGAGGATCAGTTCGAGATCGTCGCGGTCAACGATCTGTCCGACTCGGACGTGCTTGCGTACATGCTCAAGTACGACTCGATCCACGGGGTGCTCCGGCATGAAGTCAGCCACACCGAGGATTCGATCCTGGTGGACGGGCACTCGATCCGGATTCATTCGAGCCCGGATCCCGCCGAGATTCCGTGGGGCGACGACGGAGTCGACCTCGTCATCGAGTCCACCGGCCGGTTTACCTCCAAGGAAAAGGCGTCGGCACACATCCGGGATGGGGTCACTCACGTGGTGGTCTCCGCTCCCTCCAAGGATGCCGACCTCACGGTCTGTCTCGGAGTGAACGAGAGTGAGCTCGATCTCGACCGCCATGTGGTCATTTCGAACGCGTCGTGCACGACGAACTGTCTCGCTCCTCTGGCCAGGATCTTCCACGAAGCCTGGACAATCGAGCAGGGCCTGATGACGACGGTCCATTCCTACACGAACGATCAGCGGATCCTCGACCTCCCCCACCAGAAGGATTTCAGAAGAGGCCGAGCCGCCGCGCTGTCGATCATTCCGACGACGACCGGTGCAGCCAAAGCGGTCGGCGTCGTCCTGCCCGAGCTCGAGGGAAAGCTCGACGGGATCTCGGTACGCGTTCCGACACCGAATGTCTCCCTCATCGATTTCACGTTCGTCACGGAAAAACCGACCAGCGCCGAGGAAATCAACGAGCTGGTCCGTTCGAAGTCTGCCGGCGAGCTCGAAGGAATTCTCTCTTTCAGCGACGAAGAGCTCGTTTCGGTCGATTTCAATCACACGACTCATTCTTCGATCGTCGACACCGTATTCACGCGGTCCATCAGTCCTACGATGCACAAGGTTCTCTCCTGGTACGACAACGAGTTCGGTTACTCGAGCCGGATGGTGGACCTGGTGGCTCTCATCGGGAGAAAGCTCGGGTGA
- a CDS encoding insulinase family protein — translation MTGTTKSWRTTAPEPRTARPWDLPEISVVTLESGIRIVSASHGAAPIDAVRVVVRAGSDHDPEGLEGLAGMTASLLDEGAGGQSGADLDHQLGLLGASIDAGADWDSSQIHLDVLAENLDPAMTILRQVTCEPNFDPDDLERVREERITMIHQSLDDPAHVASRFFSRFVYGPGRYGTPAIGTEGSLRSIGRETLEEFHADYYVPANISVVAVGASAGERLHQATERAFAGWKPSTTGPAVSLQPGPVPSGFIHVIDRPGSVQSEIRVGHPGVSRRTEDYFPLLVMNGILGDAFNSRIMINLRERHGWTYGAQSSFLFRRHAGPFVVSTAVRNDVTAPAVSELLSEIGTMRNSQVSPEELEHAKSYIAGSFPSTVETAGGLAVQLQEVELYELPRDFLRTYRERIMEVTREDVERVARKYLDPDGSVIVIVGAGSELAEAVKQLGRPVRNYQLDGTPLEES, via the coding sequence ATGACCGGAACGACAAAGAGCTGGCGGACCACGGCACCCGAACCTCGTACGGCGAGGCCGTGGGACCTACCCGAAATCTCGGTCGTGACGCTCGAGAGCGGAATCCGGATCGTCTCCGCGTCACACGGAGCGGCGCCGATTGACGCCGTCCGAGTCGTGGTGCGCGCGGGATCGGACCATGATCCGGAGGGACTCGAAGGTCTCGCGGGGATGACGGCCAGCCTTCTGGATGAAGGTGCCGGCGGGCAGTCGGGTGCCGATCTCGATCACCAGCTCGGGTTGCTCGGAGCTTCGATCGATGCGGGAGCCGACTGGGATTCTTCGCAGATTCACCTCGATGTGTTGGCGGAGAATCTCGATCCGGCAATGACGATCCTCCGACAGGTGACGTGCGAGCCGAACTTCGATCCGGACGATCTCGAGCGCGTTCGGGAAGAACGGATCACGATGATTCACCAGTCGCTGGACGACCCGGCCCACGTCGCGAGCCGATTCTTCTCCCGATTCGTCTATGGTCCCGGCCGTTACGGAACGCCCGCGATCGGGACTGAAGGATCGCTTCGCTCGATCGGCCGGGAAACACTCGAAGAGTTTCACGCGGACTATTACGTTCCCGCCAACATTTCAGTCGTTGCCGTCGGCGCGAGCGCGGGCGAGCGCCTTCATCAGGCAACCGAGAGGGCCTTCGCCGGATGGAAACCTTCGACGACGGGCCCCGCCGTGTCGTTGCAGCCCGGTCCGGTTCCCTCCGGCTTCATTCACGTCATCGACCGGCCGGGTTCGGTGCAGTCGGAGATCCGCGTCGGTCACCCCGGGGTCAGCCGCCGCACCGAAGACTATTTTCCTCTGCTGGTGATGAACGGAATTCTGGGCGATGCCTTCAATTCGCGAATCATGATCAACCTGCGCGAACGGCACGGCTGGACCTACGGAGCTCAATCGTCGTTTCTTTTTCGCCGTCATGCGGGGCCGTTCGTGGTCTCGACCGCCGTGAGAAACGACGTGACCGCTCCCGCGGTGAGCGAGCTCCTCTCCGAGATCGGAACGATGCGAAACTCGCAGGTCTCGCCGGAAGAGCTGGAGCATGCGAAGAGTTACATCGCAGGAAGCTTCCCTTCGACTGTCGAGACCGCCGGGGGGCTGGCGGTGCAGTTGCAGGAAGTGGAGCTCTACGAGCTGCCTCGGGATTTTCTCCGCACGTATCGCGAGCGGATCATGGAAGTGACCCGGGAAGACGTCGAGAGGGTGGCCCGGAAGTACCTCGATCCCGATGGATCGGTCATCGTCATCGTCGGTGCTGGTAGTGAACTCGCAGAAGCCGTGAAGCAATTGGGCCGGCCGGTCCGGAATTATCAACTCGACGGAACGCCGCTGGAAGAAAGCTGA
- a CDS encoding insulinase family protein, with product MLEIERYSLPNGLSVCLNRDQTAPLVAVNLWYHVGSKDEVPGKTGFAHLFEHMLFSGSLHVGNNEHFRYIQSVGGNLNGSTFFDRTNYYETLPSHYLALALWLESDRMGWFVPALTQEKLDVQKNVVKEERRLRYDNAPYGTWLEELLALAYRHDFPYSWPTIGSMDDIEAATLDDVREFFLDWYGPQNAVLTIAGDFDFGEARELVEAYFAEIPGRQSPSRPSFDPARGEPDARKIIRANVHSPRLFRLYHLPPMGDAGWIGAEFLATLFASGKSSRLVRSLTLESRIAQDVGLFVLPTEVTGMLLLTSTPRDGVTLDELEDAIDEELRRVGDGISRDEERRVQSQLRVDHARQIESLESRADAIGLMQTFFGDPDLINLWPERYDALDADELVGLAQRIFSPGNRVTVGFEPEQKR from the coding sequence ATGCTTGAGATCGAGCGCTATTCGCTGCCGAACGGGCTGAGCGTCTGCCTGAATCGGGATCAGACCGCACCACTGGTCGCCGTCAACCTCTGGTATCACGTCGGATCGAAGGACGAGGTGCCTGGAAAAACCGGGTTTGCGCATCTCTTCGAGCACATGCTTTTCTCCGGCTCGCTGCACGTAGGCAACAACGAGCACTTTCGCTACATCCAGTCCGTCGGCGGCAATCTCAACGGGAGCACCTTTTTCGATCGGACAAACTATTACGAGACCCTTCCGTCGCATTACCTCGCACTCGCACTCTGGCTCGAATCCGATCGGATGGGCTGGTTCGTTCCGGCCCTGACGCAGGAAAAACTCGACGTTCAGAAAAATGTCGTCAAGGAGGAAAGGCGTCTCCGCTACGACAACGCTCCCTACGGAACCTGGCTCGAGGAGCTTCTCGCACTCGCGTACCGGCACGACTTTCCGTACAGCTGGCCGACCATCGGATCGATGGATGACATCGAGGCGGCCACACTCGACGACGTGCGGGAGTTCTTTCTCGACTGGTATGGACCGCAGAATGCCGTTCTGACGATTGCTGGCGATTTCGACTTCGGTGAGGCACGAGAGCTGGTCGAAGCGTACTTCGCCGAGATTCCGGGACGACAGAGCCCATCGAGACCTTCATTCGACCCAGCCCGAGGAGAGCCGGACGCCCGGAAAATCATCCGCGCAAACGTTCACTCTCCGAGGCTCTTTCGCCTCTACCACCTTCCGCCGATGGGCGACGCCGGATGGATCGGGGCAGAGTTTCTCGCGACGCTTTTCGCGTCCGGAAAGTCGAGCCGCCTCGTTCGAAGTCTCACACTCGAGTCCCGGATCGCGCAGGACGTTGGGCTTTTCGTTCTCCCCACCGAGGTGACGGGGATGCTCCTCCTGACGTCCACACCTCGCGACGGCGTGACGCTCGACGAGCTCGAGGACGCCATCGACGAGGAACTTCGAAGGGTGGGGGACGGGATCTCCCGGGACGAGGAACGCCGAGTGCAAAGCCAGCTGCGAGTCGATCACGCGAGACAGATCGAATCCCTCGAGTCGCGTGCCGACGCAATCGGGCTCATGCAGACCTTTTTCGGCGATCCCGACCTGATCAATCTCTGGCCCGAGCGATATGACGCCCTGGACGCGGACGAGCTCGTCGGCCTCGCGCAACGGATCTTTTCTCCCGGAAATCGCGTCACCGTCGGATTCGAGCCGGAGCAGAAGCGATGA
- the ubiA gene encoding putative 4-hydroxybenzoate polyprenyltransferase: protein MIKIQHTIFALPFAFLAAVAAAWGIPDWRTIIWILVAMVGARSAAMAFNRLVDAEIDGRNPRTRGRALPAGLVSRRFVALFAIASSGLFLVAAWNLNRLAFLLAPVALAIILGYSYTKRFTSWSHLVLGLALAVAPVGAAIAVTGRFEHEIWFLAGAVLCWTAGFDILYSMQDVEFDRSEGLHSLPSRLGVGRALALSRVLHTATVGLLVAFGIAAELGWIYYAGVGAAAALLIWQQSLVSPDDLSKIDTAFFTANGILSIIVFVAGACDILRGAGGQL, encoded by the coding sequence ATGATCAAGATCCAACATACGATTTTTGCCCTCCCGTTCGCCTTCCTTGCGGCCGTGGCGGCCGCCTGGGGGATTCCGGATTGGCGAACGATCATCTGGATTCTGGTCGCGATGGTGGGGGCACGGTCGGCCGCGATGGCGTTCAACCGGCTGGTCGACGCCGAGATCGACGGCCGCAATCCACGGACTCGAGGGCGGGCCCTCCCCGCCGGCCTCGTGAGCAGACGCTTCGTTGCGCTCTTCGCGATCGCCTCTTCGGGCCTTTTCCTCGTCGCGGCCTGGAATCTCAATCGGCTCGCCTTCCTCCTCGCTCCGGTTGCTCTCGCCATCATCCTCGGATATTCCTATACCAAGCGGTTTACGAGCTGGAGCCATCTCGTCCTGGGATTGGCTCTGGCGGTCGCCCCGGTGGGCGCTGCGATCGCCGTGACCGGTCGTTTCGAGCACGAGATCTGGTTCCTGGCGGGGGCCGTCCTTTGCTGGACCGCAGGATTCGACATTCTCTATTCGATGCAGGACGTCGAATTCGACCGGAGCGAGGGGCTGCATTCTCTCCCCTCCCGGCTCGGCGTCGGGAGAGCCCTCGCCCTCTCGCGGGTGCTGCATACCGCGACCGTGGGGCTTCTCGTGGCTTTCGGAATCGCAGCAGAGCTCGGCTGGATCTACTACGCCGGTGTGGGGGCAGCTGCCGCTCTCCTGATCTGGCAGCAGTCGCTGGTGTCTCCCGATGATCTGTCGAAGATCGACACGGCGTTTTTCACGGCCAACGGGATCCTTTCGATCATCGTTTTCGTCGCGGGGGCGTGTGATATTCTCCGCGGCGCCGGCGGACAGCTTTGA
- a CDS encoding deoxynucleoside kinase, with product MSDSPLPFRYIAVEGPIGAGKTSLVKRLAERFRGTRVLEDVDNPFLPEFYKDKKGAAFQCQLFFLLSRYDQQRKIAQRDLFSDLVVADYSFQKDKIYAYLTLDDSELLIYNKLFDVLAEQVPVPDLVIYLQGNIDTLIKRLRKRGKDYEKSVTTAYVQEVSEAYAHYFYHYAGTPLLVVNTSEIDFVHDDAHFEDLVDQIRQVTKGTKYYVPLGS from the coding sequence ATGAGCGACTCTCCTCTGCCATTTCGATATATCGCCGTCGAAGGGCCGATCGGAGCCGGAAAGACATCCCTGGTCAAGAGGCTGGCCGAGCGATTCCGGGGGACCCGGGTGCTCGAGGACGTCGACAATCCTTTCCTTCCGGAGTTCTACAAGGACAAGAAGGGAGCGGCGTTCCAGTGCCAGCTCTTTTTTCTCCTCTCCCGGTACGACCAGCAGCGGAAGATCGCGCAGCGGGATCTCTTTTCCGATCTCGTCGTTGCTGATTACTCCTTCCAGAAGGACAAGATTTACGCCTATCTCACGCTCGACGACTCCGAGCTCCTGATCTACAACAAGCTTTTCGACGTACTGGCCGAGCAGGTCCCGGTGCCCGACCTGGTGATCTATCTCCAGGGAAACATCGACACCCTGATCAAGCGGCTCCGAAAACGGGGGAAAGACTACGAGAAATCAGTCACCACGGCCTACGTTCAGGAAGTCAGCGAGGCCTACGCTCACTATTTCTACCACTACGCGGGTACGCCCCTCCTGGTGGTGAATACATCTGAGATCGACTTTGTTCACGACGATGCCCATTTCGAAGACCTCGTCGATCAGATTCGACAGGTGACGAAGGGGACGAAGTATTACGTACCGCTTGGATCCTGA
- the panB gene encoding 3-methyl-2-oxobutanoate hydroxymethyltransferase encodes MSGKTVSAPDVRAMKGVRPIAMLTAYDYPSARLVDRSGADIILVGDSLGMVILGYPDTLSVTMDTMIHHTAAVARGVEHALLVGDMPWMSYHTSPDEAVENAARFIRAGARGVKIEGGRPSRIEAVRAILDAEIPVMGHVGLTPQSVMAMGGFKVQGKGEAQARKLVDEAKALDEAGCFSLVLECVPTELAELITASVSIPTIGIGAGPACDGQVLVFHDLLGLYDGHQPKFVRRYAEIGNAIGDALSRYVSDVREGNFPDELTESFHVSAEAGMGALYAGREG; translated from the coding sequence ATGAGTGGAAAAACGGTCAGCGCGCCCGACGTCAGGGCGATGAAGGGCGTTCGTCCCATCGCCATGCTGACGGCCTACGACTATCCGAGCGCGAGGCTCGTGGACCGTTCCGGGGCCGACATCATCCTGGTTGGCGATTCGCTCGGAATGGTCATTCTCGGTTATCCCGACACCCTCTCGGTCACGATGGACACGATGATTCACCACACCGCCGCCGTCGCAAGGGGAGTCGAGCACGCCCTTCTGGTGGGTGACATGCCGTGGATGTCGTATCACACGTCTCCCGATGAGGCCGTCGAGAACGCCGCCCGCTTCATTCGAGCGGGTGCTCGCGGGGTCAAGATCGAAGGGGGACGACCTTCGCGCATCGAAGCCGTTCGTGCCATTCTCGACGCCGAGATTCCCGTCATGGGCCATGTCGGTCTGACCCCCCAGTCGGTCATGGCGATGGGGGGATTCAAAGTTCAGGGAAAGGGGGAGGCGCAGGCCCGGAAGCTCGTCGACGAAGCGAAGGCTCTCGACGAAGCGGGCTGCTTCTCGCTCGTTCTCGAATGTGTTCCGACCGAGCTCGCCGAGCTCATCACCGCGTCGGTATCGATACCGACCATCGGCATCGGCGCCGGTCCGGCGTGCGATGGTCAGGTCCTCGTCTTCCACGACCTTCTCGGACTTTACGACGGCCATCAGCCGAAATTCGTTCGAAGATATGCTGAGATCGGCAACGCCATTGGGGATGCCCTCAGCCGCTACGTCTCGGATGTCCGAGAGGGAAACTTCCCCGATGAGCTCACCGAGTCGTTCCATGTGTCTGCAGAGGCCGGGATGGGCGCGCTTTACGCGGGGCGGGAAGGCTGA
- the panC gene encoding pantoate--beta-alanine ligase, whose product MEKATTIEAVRKAVDAARKEGKTIAFVPTMGYLHEGHLALVDAARRETQAFVVISIFVNPRQFGDAGDLEAYPRDEARDCRMLDERKVDLVFLPDGATIYPPGFVTRVSVEGVAVPLEGELRPGHFDGVATVVTKLFNIVSPDVAFFGEKDAQQCAVVRRLVRDLDFPVRIETIPTVRDDDGLAMSSRNVRLSSESRARSLSLFRALRHGRSLLEQGASEEDVENGMRTLAESGGAEVEYLRVVDPETFESPTDRSDLLLVGAVRVDEVRLIDNMPAERQLNSGIS is encoded by the coding sequence ATGGAGAAGGCGACCACGATCGAAGCCGTGCGGAAGGCGGTCGATGCGGCCCGGAAGGAAGGGAAAACGATCGCCTTCGTGCCGACCATGGGCTACCTGCACGAGGGCCATCTCGCGCTGGTCGATGCGGCTCGCAGGGAGACGCAGGCCTTCGTGGTGATCTCGATTTTCGTCAATCCCCGGCAGTTCGGTGATGCCGGCGATCTCGAGGCGTATCCACGCGACGAGGCGCGGGATTGCCGGATGCTCGATGAACGAAAGGTCGACCTGGTCTTCCTTCCGGATGGCGCGACGATCTATCCCCCGGGATTCGTGACGCGCGTGTCCGTCGAAGGGGTGGCGGTGCCGCTCGAGGGCGAGCTCCGTCCGGGTCATTTCGATGGCGTGGCGACCGTGGTGACGAAACTCTTCAACATCGTCAGCCCCGATGTCGCGTTCTTCGGTGAAAAGGATGCGCAGCAGTGTGCGGTCGTCAGACGACTCGTCCGGGATCTCGATTTTCCCGTTCGGATCGAGACGATCCCGACTGTTCGTGACGACGACGGTCTGGCGATGTCATCGCGAAACGTCAGACTGAGCTCGGAATCGAGAGCGAGGTCGCTCTCCCTCTTCCGAGCTCTCCGCCATGGCCGCAGCCTTCTCGAGCAGGGTGCTTCCGAGGAAGACGTCGAGAACGGGATGCGAACGCTGGCCGAGAGCGGGGGTGCGGAGGTCGAGTATCTGAGAGTGGTCGATCCGGAGACATTCGAATCCCCGACAGACCGAAGCGACCTGCTGCTCGTCGGTGCTGTCCGGGTCGACGAAGTGCGGCTGATCGACAACATGCCGGCGGAACGGCAATTGAATTCAGGAATTTCATGA
- a CDS encoding aspartate 1-decarboxylase — protein MRSFLRSKIHRATVTHADVDYEGSITIDRHLMNAADLLPYERVEIYNVTNGERFATYVIEGAEGSGTIGVNGAAAHLASPGDKVIIACYAWLHEGQMLNHQPKLVFVDEANRIHTVKQAEKPQTIAV, from the coding sequence ATGCGGTCATTTCTTCGAAGCAAGATCCATCGTGCGACGGTGACGCACGCGGATGTCGACTATGAGGGATCGATCACGATTGATCGGCACCTGATGAATGCTGCTGATCTGCTCCCCTACGAGAGAGTCGAGATCTACAACGTGACCAACGGGGAGCGGTTCGCAACCTATGTGATCGAAGGAGCAGAGGGGTCGGGCACCATCGGGGTCAACGGAGCCGCCGCTCACCTCGCATCGCCCGGCGACAAGGTGATCATCGCGTGTTACGCGTGGCTGCACGAGGGTCAGATGCTGAACCATCAGCCGAAGCTGGTGTTCGTTGACGAAGCGAACCGCATCCACACGGTCAAACAGGCCGAAAAACCTCAAACGATTGCCGTCTGA